GtagattattttcattcctatTCTATTCATACTAATAATTTAAATACTTATCATTTCGCAGATACTCGATAAATTTTCCATCCCCAATACCCCATCCTACTTGCCAATATTTCTGTTCTTTACCTTCCATATGAGAATTTATCTCAAGTTTCACATGCATATCAGTAGAGTTGATCGATCTATCTAGTCTCATTCGGAACTTCCTTCAATGATTGTAAAGACTTTCAGGAAAAATACTAGCAAATGATTCTTCAACagtaaatgaatataaaattgtagTGATTGAGCCTTttacaaatgaaaaagtattACGGGGTTAAAGTTAGTAACGATATCTTAACGAAacattgtacaaaaaaaatttcaccattttccaattttaaaaTGACTGTAAAAgttaaattatcaaaatatcagCATGTCTAGCTTATTATAcgttttattgaatttcagacaattcgaGATTagcgaaataacggttttccTTAACATGCATAGTTTACAATAACGTCACTAACTTCAACGTGATAAAGTATTAATACAGTAATTGTTCTATGCATTGAAGTGTTGATAATTATCCACTGATTAATAAACTCTTGGAATGTGAAGCGagtaaatcaaaatttagAGAACATATTTTTActggaaattaaatttatgaatttagAAGCATCTTCGGTCAATGAATTTAATCTTTGAAGATTGTTCAACTATATTGTATACATCATTATTATCTGCTGATACTAACATGCGATAAAAACATTTCGGCAGGTGCTGGAGCTGGAGCTCCAGGAGGAAAACCGGCTGTTGGAAAGCCaaagattcaaatttcatcaagtCAACCTGTGtctgtaataaaaatggaaaCTGATGATTCgtcgaagagaaaaagagaagaagaagactaCGATATTGCCTGactaactaaaaaaaaaaaatgtacccGCGTcatatgaataatattattttataacaatGGTCTGTGCACCCCAAATCAACACTTCTGATTCCCTAATCGTTCTGATAATAAATACAGTATTTATCACAGTTACTCAATGTTATAGGCAATTTAGCTATTATTCACTCCCACTTACGTTCAcagttttctttcaatcaaattatccaccatttaaaaaaatgaaccaaCATTTACCTAAATCATTTTTAGTTTAATTTCTAGTCTGTCTTTGTCTGTTTGGTACGAATAGTCAGCATCTGGCCGAATATACAATTATCACCGTGCTAAAGTTTACAATGAATATTGATCATTATTCCTATCTTTAATTGTATTTACAAATGAAACTTGAGATACATCGATAAGAAACATCATACGATCGGAATCACGTTGGCAGTTAATGTAATGCTTTGTTTTCAACAAATGTAAAGTAGTTATCATTTGAAATCTGGAGTATGGGTCATGGGTGGTACCAGATAATCAATCAATCGTAAAACTCGTTGAAAAAAACCACCAGCTGTTTTTGAAAGGTGTTTTGCTTTTCTAAAAAGCTCTAAGATTGACCTATAGATTGATATTGTGTCCCAGAATACAAAGAAAGTTGACTTTGGAATGGAGTCGCTAGAAACCATTGTCtcctaaaaatttataaaattgatcTGCAACAGATTTCTGCATCTGCATACTGACATTGGTATTGCACCTGAAGAAGTATTACACATTCTTTCACAGTAATAGACTTGTAATTCTTAATACTTTTATTGTTTAATTAAAAGTCGTCAAACTGAACATGTTTGAGTTGATTAATTAAAGAAGTAGAAATCCCAGTTTAGCAATCAAGCCAACAAACAGGATGTAACAATAtgcgaaaaaattgtacggattaaaattgattgatGGATTTAACAGTGGCGAATGGCGTGATCAATTCAGCACTTTGGCTTTGTTAGATAATAAAATTACGACCACTACTGTATAAGGATAATATCTCAGTTAGTTGCAACGATATACACACTACAAAAACTAACTGAGTAGATTGACAAGTTTTATCAGTAGCCGAATATATACAGTATACTACTATAAATACTGTCATCCAGATAATAATCTTGTTTGttttaaatcaaaaatacCAAAATGGGCTAGATCAAATGTTTagattttatcacattttagATTAGATGAAAGAACGTTGTAATTGAGCCTTAATCAATAACCACAAGGGGATTGAAACTCAGATTTAAATCTGTTTTGATTATCAATCACGAATCGATAATTGCTGGCACTATAAGTACAGTATTCTGCGAATAACAGGGCAATTCAAgtttttgttgcaaaaatgAAGCTACTGCTCATAGCTGTTCTTGCGATTACTGCCTCAGGTACGATACCATTCAATATTACTTGATTTTTCTCGATTATCGATTCACAGTGCcgtgaatttatttcatcatACCATTTCCAACAATTTCGAGGCACTTGGTTTAcatcgaaaattaattatttgatcAAAATAATGCAGTTTACGCTGGGGAGGTGATTGAACCTGAGCATGACTACATGTATTTCCCTGACGGAGACGGAGTTCCTCAACTGATCGACCTGCTGGAAAAGGGTGAAGATCTGACTGGTTTTGATTCGAGTGATTCCATCCTTTCTCGCAATGTCGAAACCATAACATTCAATCTTTTTACTCGGTGAGAATAGAGTTCTGTTGACTTTTAAGCGCCGTCTGACCAGCTCAAGCTAATTACAGTCTTCTCTTTGCACAGTAACAACCCCAGGAATTCTCAGCTCTTAGTTCTCAACTCCGTATCTAGCGTCAGTGGTAGTAACTGGAGCAGTTCTCGCCCGACTCGATTTATCACTCATGGATGGAGGTCGAACCAGAATTCAGACGCCTGCATTACCATCCGCGATGGTAAGAAACCGGTGCAAacttattatcaaaaataaactGTAGTTATATTAGAATCCAGAGTAGTTCTTGATACATTTCAATAAGAGATCTGTTGATTTACCCCTAAGAAAGGGCTGAACAAGGAATGAAATATTAACTTGGCGTTGTATCTTACAGCATCTAAGCGGATTTCGATCATCCCAGCTGAATGGAACATTTATCAGATGAATCCTCTGCTGTCCAAAaacgggtgaaaaaaaaaaaatattccattcagctggaataattgaaattcgcTTAGACGCTGTAAGATACAGCGCAAAGTTAGCGTATCATCCTTTATGCACCCTTTTTTTAGGGTAAATtaacagaaattttattgaaacttATCAGGAAATATAGAACTAATCTGGATGTGAATAGAATTGTAGCATGTTTTTGACATAGAGATGATGGGGATGCTAAGTTCACACCGGTTGTAAGAATTAcaggaaaattgttttttctaaGACGTAATTTGACTTCACATCGTTGAGTCCTGTGTTCATATTTGTGTTCATATCTCCTCGTTTTTATCCTCAGCCTACCTAGCTGAAGGCGACTACAACGTGATTGTGATCGATTGGAGTTCCATTGCTGGTGCTCTTTACGTGAGTGCTTCATCAAGCGTCAGAGGTGTTGCCGCCAGAGTTAGTCTGATGATCAACTTCCTCAGCGCCAACGCCGGCCTCAACGTAGCATCGACGAAACTCGTTGGACACTCTCTAGGTGCTCACGTGTCTGGAATTGCTGCCCGCAACGCTGAGGGCACAATCGACGCTGTCATAGGTGAGTAAAAGGCAGATGAGATTCTTTAACTCGTTCGAAAATCCGGTCTTCTTTACACAAGGAATCGTTTTTCATCATTGCACGAATATTTTCACAGGTCTCGACCCAGCGCTTCCTCTTTTTAACTCTGCTGGAGCTGGATCCCGAATTCACCAAACTGACGCTGACCATGTTCAGATAATCCACACAAATGGAGGACTTCTCGGCATCATGGATGCCATTGGTGATACCGATTTTTACCCCAACGGCGGTAGCAGTCAGCCTGGATGCGGACTGGACCTTGTCGGTAAGTTTCGCACAAGTTGAGAGTTTGTCATTGCGCATATCGCAGCACTCTAACACATTATCCTTTACAGGGAGCTGCGCCCATTCCCGCGCCTATTACTTCTTCGCAGAATCTATCAGGAACCCGACCGGTTTCCGTGCCACAGGAACACGTTCAATGTACCTGGAAGCACTTGACCGACACAACGAAGTGTACATGGGTGGTAGAGTTTTTAACAAATTGTAAGTACGAGTAGAAAAACTTTGTTTAGTACAGAAAACAGCTGCGGAGATACTTGTGTATGTCCACCGAGAATTATTAGTATCAAACCAGTTacaataaagagaaaaaaactttgGAGCTTTGCCATTACAGCTTCGGAACTAATGAGCGATTAACATTATTTTTGCAGTGCCAGAGGCAGCTTTACTCTTGAGACAGCCAGACAGTCTCCCTATGCTTTGGGATGAGCAGAAGCCTTGATTTGATTTCTATAAATCAGAGCATGATGGCTGGTGTAATTgtatcttatatatatatgtttaaatATACtgtaatgtaattttttttaaagtgcATTACCGTTTCATTATgctttgatatattttttactcctaCGCACCATTATATTTGTAGATTCTCTTTAATATTTCCGTATGAAACTTATGTCGAGTAACAATATGAACAAATCTACATCTGAGATAAAGTCTTTGCTTCTTCAACTTCTCTCTTCGCATCTAAACGattgatgtaaaaataaatacaatatatCACTATTTACAAATCATCCAATGCGGATTTCCGCAAATTTCCCTATTATTTGGATCCTATGACAAGAGAAagtcttttattttctctctttgccTGGCGTCGATATAGAAGAATTATTCCATGGGGACGCGATTTATCACTTTACTATCTCACAAACTCTGCTTAAATTCACCGAAGCTATTCCTGGAACGCCTTTAcgaatcaaataaatttccatTTAAGAAATTGCATCGATCTATGAGTTGATCGATTGTAATCAGTGAACTCAGTAAATCAAGATCTGAACTAGCAAATCACA
The Neodiprion lecontei isolate iyNeoLeco1 chromosome 3, iyNeoLeco1.1, whole genome shotgun sequence DNA segment above includes these coding regions:
- the LOC107224756 gene encoding phospholipase A1 VesT1.02 translates to MKLLLIAVLAITASVYAGEVIEPEHDYMYFPDGDGVPQLIDLLEKGEDLTGFDSSDSILSRNVETITFNLFTRNNPRNSQLLVLNSVSSVSGSNWSSSRPTRFITHGWRSNQNSDACITIRDAYLAEGDYNVIVIDWSSIAGALYVSASSSVRGVAARVSLMINFLSANAGLNVASTKLVGHSLGAHVSGIAARNAEGTIDAVIGLDPALPLFNSAGAGSRIHQTDADHVQIIHTNGGLLGIMDAIGDTDFYPNGGSSQPGCGLDLVGSCAHSRAYYFFAESIRNPTGFRATGTRSMYLEALDRHNEVYMGGRVFNKFARGSFTLETARQSPYALG